In Eleginops maclovinus isolate JMC-PN-2008 ecotype Puerto Natales chromosome 19, JC_Emac_rtc_rv5, whole genome shotgun sequence, the sequence GAGCACAGGTAAGGACATTTTTATTGAGGAATGAAATAACAGAATCCAGCGTATAgattttaaatacactgtagaCATTTATTTGTGCTTCTTCTTGTCTTTAAAGTAAAATCCCAGATTGTAACATGGCCTACAACAACTTCCTTGGAAACTTCTCCTAGAATGACCACAGAGGGTAGGCCTTACAGTTATTCCAAtcaaataaaactaatgaaagGAAGATGAACAGCCACGCTGGCAGTTCAATAAGGATGTATACTGCTGTACACTAAACATCAGTGTTTTGAGCTacatgctaatgtaaaaatattcATAAAGTGGAACGGCCACTTGGTTCtggaaacgttttttttttaccatttctgTGTTCCCCTTTCAACCTTATCTTTAAACAATATGCTCAATGGTAGCCTACCgaacaaggaaaaaaagaagtCCCCTGAATTATATCACACTTATATAGGATAATGTCAAGGGCACCCATTACAAAATTATTAAGTTACAGAGGCATcatgttttgtatgtattttttggttttaacaCATCCACTAGCCCTGAGTGGCACAAACTTGCTGAACAAAGGCCTGTACTTTTTGTCAAATAACCAAAATaccaaaaacaaattattttcctACAGTCTTTTATTATCTTATACTGAAGATTTAATATGGCCAGTTTGTCTTAAACACAAATTACAAATGGGACGTGTTTGTGTCCTTTCAAATTGTCCTTTCATTTTGAAGGTTTTTGGTCATAAAGCAAACATTTGGGTGTTTTGTTTACCCTGATAGTGGCACTAGGATAAACGTTTTTtatgtattacatttcttttccttgtgtgtgtggggagtgATATTCCTTGTTTTTGCACAGttgttttgttgaatatttgTAAAAGGAACTTCAACTTCCCTTTATTTCAGCTTCCTGGTCTTATACTTCCTCCATTCTCATCTGTTCTTCAATtataacatttcattcattcttgTACCTGTTTGCCTGAAGTGAATGTAGCATTTACTTTTGGTTCATCGCAAAACAATATGCTGCCTACCTTTTATCTcttgttatttttgtgtgagAGCACAGGTAAGAACATTATCATTAATGAATGCAATAATACAATACAGGGTATAGGTTTCAAAATATAATGTCAGCTTTTACTTGTCCTTCTTTTTGTCTTGACAGTACAATTCACAAGTACAGGATGGCAAACAACTACAACTGCTAGAACGACTTCCTTGGAAACCTCTACACCTATGACCACAGAAGGTAGGCCTTGTACAATCGGTTGTACACTACTGTACAAAACAGATGAGTGTTttgagctacatgctaacatgcaCATTATTAAAAGCTGGAAACGCTTCTgtttctggatgtgtttttttatcaattttataccattacatttttcttttagctCAATCGTAGCCTACTGTCTGAACACTGAAAAGTGTTACCCAGGATTTTGAAACCATGATATAGGTTAATGAGTGGGATCTCATTAATTCTGCATCTAGTCGCGCATAAAGGAAAGTATTGGGCATCTAAACTTTGACCTGATTATGGCGCTACAGTATATAAAAAGTTATAGGAATGCCAAAAGTCACCTGGACacatcctctggggaacatgaatgtcttTACATAGCAATCCATCAAATATTTCTTGAGGTATCTTCAGTTTGGACCTCAGTGGTAAATAGACAGACCAACAAAAGACATTGCAATGTCAATAtcttctgtttgattttgatttcCTCTCTCATTCTACCATGCACTCTTCTGTGTTAAACTCACTTCTATTCCTCCCCAGTAAGGATTCCTGCTCTGCAGCTGGTGGCCAAACCAGGCTACCCAGTCACAGAAGGTCAGAGAGTACAGCTTTACTGCGGCCCTTCCACCATACCAGACTCTGTCAAATGGTCCTGGGAACTGCTGGGAGATAAGAGCAGTAAAGTAGTCGGAAACTCAAGTGATCTTACACTTACCAAGCCAGAGCAGAGCGGGAGATACCAATGTGTTGCCCAGAACACAGTGTCTATTAGAAGGAGCTCAGAGCACATTGTCTATATAATCTCTACTCATACAACAGGTTGGTGGTCTGTTTTGACTCTACCTTTTAGCTATACAGGTTTAAATGCATAATTCAGCTCATTGGCTCTCCCGCCCCCAACTTTCCTGATTTGCTTTAAGCCCTCATACTGTTATAGCTGTTTCTGGCCACAGCTGTTCCAGTAACAAGACTTTGTTATCCGCTAACATTTTGCAACTAGTTGGTGAATACTGTTGAGCATTTAGTAGTTGAAGAgctaaatgcagtttttaactGAAAATGTGATGGATTAATAGGAAGAATTAACATTGATACCTAATTTGACAGAAACACgactcaaaataaatgatctgcTGTTCTGAATATCCTCTATGTGAAAATATGCAATTGGTTGcaaaatgataaagaaaatgttattttttactgatattgattttttttttctttcagttttacactaaaatgtcttgtttcttttctacCATCCATATTTGCAAGTTTAGGTAATGGGTAATGAAAAGTCTTCATCTGCACTGAAagaatgcatttttttcttttgaactgATATTCACAATTTGCTGTGATCTATAATTAAAGCCTTTCTCTCACATTTCTGTTTCCCCAATCTTCAACAGTTGCTGAGCAGTTAGGAATtgctgcctttttcttttctcttgttgCCTTGATCAGCATATTTGCTATATTTTTTTGGCTCGGCTTTCAAAGACATGTTGCTACACAGACAACCTCCAACACTGCAGCCAAaggtaaaataaagtaaagcatTTCCTGCTGGGTCATATTTTAAGCTAAGGTTCTGTCGATGATTTTAAGTTCTTGGTTTTCTTAAAGGTTTCCCTGGACCAGATAAGTCTCCAAAGTAAGTTACCagaagaaaaactttttttaaatttgtgtttgcAATTTGTTCACATGCACAGCAGACTCAGAAGAATGTATTCATCAAAAGTCTGATCATGTTTTTACAACCCAGGGGAGGTATTCCACCAGCTGAAAGCGGCGGAGATGTGTACATGAACTACACCGGCAATGACTACTCTGATCTGGACCTCAACAATGTGACTGGAAATGATTACTCCAGTCTATCATGATCATTTATTGGATGGTGGAGTGACGCAATAAAacatacatctttttttcaGTAGCAGGATTTCTACAAATAATACTCAGCAAACTCTTTAACCTGAATTATGAGGTTTACTATTTATGTTTGATTCAATGTTCTTAATTCATGCTTGGTTAGAATATTCCCAAAATCAACAAGAAAGCTATAACAGCATTTGCTCTGTATTTAGCGTATTTTAATAAAACCTGTATTGTGCTTTAAATGTATGTGTCTCCAACCGCATGAACTGttgtttctttatgttttgtgtacCAAAGTTGATAGATATTGATATGCCAGACATTGagtttttaattttctttaatcCATCGtgataaagaaaatatgttacaaaaataaaatgttctttattgaGTAAAAAACTGCATATTTTCCTTTTGGAAGATCAAAATAGCATTGCACACACTTTAGAGTATACTAGGTAATCAAAGCTGTTTcactgggggaaaaaaatgctttataaaTTTGTTTAGCAACAGCAGGTTAGCATAGACTTCatacaaagtaaaatataatacacataACAACAGATCAGTGAAAAACAATAGGCGTTGGGCTTCTTTTCACAATGAATCATGGGATTATTATTATGTTACAAAATTGAATTCCAAAGGGGAAATGTAGCTCAGGCATTCATTTTGCTCACTTATTTCACAATCAATGATTTCAACTGTCTATGAACAGTTAAAGAAAATGGAAAGGAAGTGTGAACTGGGTGTTCATCACAACAACATGACCAAATAATTCACAGATTTCATGATAGACATTCACACACTTGTAGCGGAGGCTACCATAAATACGGTCACCTGCTTATCAAGAGTAAAAACCTTTACACACACTGTCAACTTGGTGACAGGAAGTTGCTCAATTGcatttcaacatgttgactgcagggtgCAGGGATTCAACCAATGACGTCTATCCGTTGAGTAAATGGGTTTCATTCTTGACTTTTTGACTGATTTTAGAACAGAATAAAATTTTGTTCTTGGAGGATGTGAAACATTTCTGGTGCTACGTTCATTTCACAGATTTAAGGGATAAAGTGTCCCCCCGCAGATTATCAGGGTCATAATTGATATGTTCATGTTGTTCTGCTTTtctagtttttgttttacacaagAAGAACTGGTGCAATTCAGTTTACAGCCTGTGTGgttaaaatgcataaataataGAAAGCATCTAAGGGTGTGAAACCGCCAACACGGAATAACATAAACATCAAAATGACTTGTACATATTTCCGGAGGTGCAACAAAACACAGTTTGTTTTGAAGTCTTGAATCAGTGGCAACGTGAAAGTAtttaacacacaaataaattgatattatttacatattcagaaaaatataaCATGTTTGAATCAATCCATTTTGGGCTGTTGGTTCTCACTATTTAGTCTCTGGCTCTGATGTTTGCTCTCCATGGAGACCTGTGAGGTGACCGTCTCAGAGCAGCCCTCTCCCTTTACCAACTTCTTCATGTGGGCCATGATGAACCTTCTGAACTTTCTTGTagcaaaataatatattacagGATCCAAAATGCAGTTGAGGCCCATAAGAAGCAAAGTGATCTGATGGGCGTCATTGAGCATCTGAAGAGTTTTCTGGTCCCAGTCTACGTGTCCCCAGCCCTTAGAAATCTGCAACACTGCAAGTGTCCAGAATCCTTGAACTACATGATGGGGCAGGAAGCTGAGAACAAACACTCCAACAACTGCTAACAACATCTGCAGAGCTGTACGTTTCACTCTAGGCCTTTTAGTTGAGGCAGACATGGTCATGGTGGACTTCCTCGATATAATCGTTGATCGCAATTCTGATTGTGGAGGACCTTGAGAAAGTAATGCTCGAGCAATAAGAAGATTACACACCACAAtcagaaaaaatacaacaaaaaacattccaatTATTGCAAAATGAGTGACTGCCACTATTTTCTTCTCTGAATCTGTTTGGTTCTGGTACCCCTCGAAACATCGAGTGATATTGTTCTCATCCTTGTTTGTCCCTGGAAAGGCCATGTAGGGAATGGCCATCGCAATGGTCAATGCCCAGATGACAACACACACGATGATCCCACGTCGTCTGTGGTCCGATGAGGCAGCATCCAGAGGCCGGGTCACTGCCCAGTATCGGTTGACGCTGATGGCCccgaggaagaggatggagcTGTAGGTATTGATGAAGAACAACGAGCCAGTCAGCCGGCACATGAATTCTGCATAAACCCAGTGACCATACCGACTGTAATACCCAATCCAAAAGGGAAGTGCACAGATGAAAAGGAGATCAGCGATGGTCAGGTTTGTCATGTATATGCGGATTTCACCCATGGCCTTGGCTTGGCGAAGGCAGCGCAAGACAAACAGCACGTAGAGGTTGGCAACGAGGCCCAGGATGAAGATGATGCCATATGCAACTGGGAACAGGATGTAACGAAACTCAGAGTCTAGGAATAACGAGTTGTTACCCGCTGATGAGCCCAGACCAGAGGTCCCTGTTACTGCAACTTGTTCAGCTGTTGAGAAAGCCATGTTTCCCCGTGCGTCTGTGggtaacaaaacacacaatagtTATGTCCTATCACAACGTAAAGCATTCTGGTGGGGTTTTTGTCCAAAAATGTACACTCAGTTGTCAGTTTAATTGGTAGGCTATGTGATGGAAACTCGGAGTtgcggccggagaattgacatgacatactgtagacacgagttaCCAAAACGGTTgacaaaccaattctgaagaactctactaCAATACAAGTTTTAAACAGTTCaaagtgtataatcaacattcctcatcagcaagatcagacaaatatggaccctgaatctaactagagctgtcgtCTATATAAAAGAACGTGCGCCAGGGAACTTACTTTCCAGAAAAGAAGagcttctagacgtccctgaacaataactatCTCATGGCAGCTTCTGCTCAGTCATAGACTGGAATCAACAATGcacccaagctgcccctccttaacGGAGATTACAACACCCAAATGCTAAAAGACGTATGACTTGGGAacgcagagagaaggagaaaatgatgagctgTCTCAAAGTTTAACTACCTAAGCCAAAAATTCCCGAACAGGCTACACCTAGGTCAAATTAAGCCTAATACAATATAAAGCCCATATTCATAAAGGTTTTCAAGTTGTGGTTAAAACCGTTTTTGGAGAGGTGTTGAATTGAGTAGTGTAATTTTAGAGGCTGCAGTCTATGGTGctgttaaattgtattttataatacTGAGGTGTTATCCCCAATTGTTTTCagtaacaacaaaaaataacattataacTTTACCATGTAAGgtaaatcaaaacaataaaagtttgttttCGTTTCAGTGGTAGATTTTCTGAGAGCTTCACCTTACCAATTCAATATTCAGACGCAGCTCATTTCTAGTCCAAGTTAGTTTTAAAATTGAAGTTTGATCAGCCTGTCTATGATGTCTCATATCCTActgtttgattgtttgtttgttttcaagaaaaatacttaaaaagacAGTTAACTTACTAATATGCTTCTTCTCCTCAAATATCTCCCAGGGAGTGATCACTCTGAATGCCTTTGCAGCTATAAAGTCGGTTACAGTTAAGTGACTGCATGTGGGCGTGATGAAATGTGCTTCAAGGTTCAAGACGAAAGAGGTGTGACTGAAATACGTTCGTTTTTGGAAAAGCCCCTTGTGATGCAACAGGCATTACCCTCGTGTCTGATACTGACCGCCATAACGATGGAAGACGACCACTTTGAGTAATCTTGGAGTTTTACATTTAGTCTTCATTTCATCGTCCTTAAAAACGTGTTTTAACTGCACTGGGGAAGTGCAAACATACAAACTTCAGTTTCCCCAAATTGGTACCAAAGAGATCAACTGTaagttttactttcttttagGATCCCACATTAATCATTGACTACATAAAGTCTGTAATTGATTCACAGCAGGCTGTAGGCTACTTGTTTAAACATGTTTCCATCTCCACAGTGAAACATGATTGTGGCCAATAGTACTGAATTATAACGATTACTCCAATAGCCTTGATCcaaattacatttgatttattttcctgagTTTACCGTCGTTATCTATGTAGCCCATCAGGTACATTTTTAGGGGCATTTTTATTTGTCACCATGCCTCCTGATATTCGCATACCACAAAGGGGAAGCCAACATACAGGGTACGTATTGTAGTATGACAAAAGATTTCTACCAAGGTATAAAGGtctatacatatataatattaaaccCACATATTTCTTGTGTGGTTATCCGAGCCTGTATAAAACAGTTTAAGTTGTATTTCTGGTTCATCAGAAGTTGAGGCTATTATGCAGTAATTCATTCTGACCACATGGGGGAGGAAGAGGCTaataaaagagggaaagaaactGACTTTAAACAGTAAAGTGGGGGAGTGACTTTAACCCAGGTGAAGCCCTGCTGCATGAACCACCAGTCTCACTCTTCAAAGCAGCAGCCCCCCACATCCCTCCTGTGGAAATTGTTTAATTCAGGCCCCTATGTACAAGCACACAACACAACACGTCCTCCTCTCGCTGGTGCCACAGTGTAATTCCTAGATTAAGGTTAACGAGCCTCCCCAACCTTATTGCTGTTATTATGGCTTGGCGGATGAACAAGAGAGCAGAGCCTTTTGGTGGTTGTGCCCTGTATGACTGCCAGACGTGTTGTGCCATTGCTGGGTATATACTGGCTCAGACTACACTGGAAAAATACGTACAattatttccccctttttttcacGATACATCGTTCTGCTCGTGGTTTGGGTGTGGATACAAAGATTCCACAGCAAGCAAGAGAGATTTGTCTTGGTCATTGAAAGCAACTTATATGAGATGTGGTTTGGTTCAAACAGTGTTGAATATGTAtcattgttttgaaatgtatcaaaTA encodes:
- the LOC134881788 gene encoding uncharacterized protein LOC134881788 isoform X2, producing MLHTFLLLFLLCESTVKSQIVTWPTTTSLETSPRMTTEVQFTSTGWQTTTTARTTSLETSTPMTTEVRIPALQLVAKPGYPVTEVAEQLGIAAFFFSLVALISIFAIFFWLGFQRHVATQTTSNTAAKGFPGPDKSPKGGIPPAESGGDVYMNYTGNDYSDLDLNNVTGNDYSSLS
- the LOC134881788 gene encoding uncharacterized protein LOC134881788 isoform X3, producing MLHTFLLLFLLCESTVKSQIVTWPTTTSLETSPRMTTEVQFTSTGWQTTTTARTTSLETSTPMTTEVAEQLGIAAFFFSLVALISIFAIFFWLGFQRHVATQTTSNTAAKGFPGPDKSPKGGIPPAESGGDVYMNYTGNDYSDLDLNNVTGNDYSSLS
- the LOC134881788 gene encoding uncharacterized protein LOC134881788 isoform X5, with the protein product MLHTFLLLFLLCESTVKSQIVTWPTTTSLETSPRMTTEVQFTSTGWQTTTTARTTSLETSTPMTTEVRIPALQLVAKPGYPVTEGQRVQLYCGPSTIPDSVKWSWELLGDKSSKVVGNSSDLTLTKPEQSGRYQCVAQNTVSIRRSSEHIVYIISTHTTVAEQLGIAAFFFSLVALISIFAIFFWLGFQRHVATQTTSNTAAKGFPGPDKSPKGGIPPAESGGDVYMNYTGNDYSDLDLNNVTGNDYSSLS
- the LOC134881788 gene encoding uncharacterized protein LOC134881788 isoform X4 — its product is MLPTFYLLLFLCESTVQFTSTGWQTTTTARTTSLETSTPMTTEVRIPALQLVAKPGYPVTEVAEQLGIAAFFFSLVALISIFAIFFWLGFQRHVATQTTSNTAAKGFPGPDKSPKGGIPPAESGGDVYMNYTGNDYSDLDLNNVTGNDYSSLS
- the LOC134881788 gene encoding uncharacterized protein LOC134881788 isoform X1, which encodes MLPTFYLLLFLCESTVQFTSTGWQTTTTARTTSLETSTPMTTEVRIPALQLVAKPGYPVTEGQRVQLYCGPSTIPDSVKWSWELLGDKSSKVVGNSSDLTLTKPEQSGRYQCVAQNTVSIRRSSEHIVYIISTHTTVAEQLGIAAFFFSLVALISIFAIFFWLGFQRHVATQTTSNTAAKGFPGPDKSPKGGIPPAESGGDVYMNYTGNDYSDLDLNNVTGNDYSSLS
- the ptafr gene encoding platelet-activating factor receptor, whose translation is MAFSTAEQVAVTGTSGLGSSAGNNSLFLDSEFRYILFPVAYGIIFILGLVANLYVLFVLRCLRQAKAMGEIRIYMTNLTIADLLFICALPFWIGYYSRYGHWVYAEFMCRLTGSLFFINTYSSILFLGAISVNRYWAVTRPLDAASSDHRRRGIIVCVVIWALTIAMAIPYMAFPGTNKDENNITRCFEGYQNQTDSEKKIVAVTHFAIIGMFFVVFFLIVVCNLLIARALLSQGPPQSELRSTIISRKSTMTMSASTKRPRVKRTALQMLLAVVGVFVLSFLPHHVVQGFWTLAVLQISKGWGHVDWDQKTLQMLNDAHQITLLLMGLNCILDPVIYYFATRKFRRFIMAHMKKLVKGEGCSETVTSQVSMESKHQSQRLNSENQQPKMD